The nucleotide window AGCGAAGCCGGGCGTTCGCTATTTAAGGGAGATATCCTGCCAGAACCAGCGTCCCTTCGCCTCCTGAGAATGGGCGGCAGCCCCCCGCGCACGTGAGTAATCGTCACGTCACGTCAGAAATGCCAAAAGACGCCCCGCCTTAATGAAAGCCTGACGTGTCAAATCCGCTGAAGCAGCAACGCCCTGACGCCCGAAAgcatactgtcacggacttagttggttttgcctaagtcgtgcggcactcctgcgtgtccgtccgcaaaggtctgcctccccgaagcctcccattgtcccttaggaccaacaaaagagagaacgggctagagtgaacgcctcaatcgggatccacaagcaaacatctccgaaaaacacttcatagacaatgcaaattacaaacagactttacaagctctgaacagtggtacaacaaagggtaaaatagtccgTGACAGTGCGGCGAAAGCAACCAACTTCCCCCCCCCTCAAGAAAAGAAGTCAAATACGACAGTTTTCGACCCCCGCTGCTGCTAAGTTGGCCAGGAGGGAAAATAGCATAAGCAGCTTCTCGGGCCAGCCAGCCTGCAtcatgctcctcggtcgcgtgttgctcgagaccacacctgcgcggcccgcctgcgtcgtgctcctcggccgcatgattgcccgagaccacacctgcgcggccagcccgcctgcatcgtgctcctcggctctatgcttcccgaaatcacacctgcgcggcttgcctgcctgcattgtgctcctcggctccatgccccccgagaaacgcccgcgcgaccagcccgcctgcgtcgtgctcctcggctccatgctccccgagacacacctgcgcggcctgcccgcctgcgtcgtgctcctcagctccatgcCCCCGAGACTACACCTGCACGaccagcccgcctgtgtcgtgcttctCAACCGCGTGTTGCCCAAGACCACACCTGTGCTGCCGGCTCGCCTgggtcatgctcctcggccgcatgattgctcgagaccacacctgtgcggccagcccgcttgcgtcgtgctcctcggttccatgccccccgagaccacacctgcacggcccgcctacgtcatgctcctcggccgcatgttgctcgagaccacacctgcacggcccgcctacgtcatgctcctcggctctatgcttcccgagatcacacctgcgcggcctgcccgcctgcgtcgtgctcctcggctccatgccccccgagacacgcccgcacggccagcccgcctgcgtcgtgctcctcggccccatgctccccgagacacacctgcgcggccagcccgcttgcgtcgtgctcctcggctccatgcccccgaggccacacctacgcggccagcctgcctacgtcgtgctcctcggctccatgctccctgagaccacctcctcggcgcgtccCACGCGCCCGAGGCATGCTGCTCGGTCTCATGTTGCTCGAAGGCCACCtcggcgcggcttgcccgcccgagacgtgctcgacCTCATGTCGCCTGAGACTACCACGGTACCGgaggctgaagccatgcctcggactcccccctTTTTAacaacaaccgacgcatagctcccttcgggggggggggatatgatgagggtaataatggtgacATGACGCGCTATGACGTCAGCCACGCTTGGACGATAATCTGCCCAAGGaagagggcaataatgccgacTCGATGTGAGccgacgtcacccgctctcagacaatGACTTCATCGATACCTGGTCCCGCACGCTtggccgaggcagaggaggacgacgaccgaggctcgcccataccctacggcaattcggttctccacgcaacgccaacggcaatgtcagatgccatcagaggtacgatcctgctcctatGGGCAGGCACATCAAGTAACActaaacttacctataaatacccctgagttctAAACAAAAAGGGAGAGCACTTCTTCATACAAAAAATCCCCTCcgcatccactgacttgatcgtcggaggggtcgggccgaacttccgacccgacctgtgtgcaggtgcaagaACGGGGTCGCCTCTTCCCGGTGCTACGCCAAAAACTTTCCTCCCGACGCGACATCCCGACCGGACCGCCGTGATCAGCCACCGAGAGATCTCAAGGGATGGTGCACGagatccccgtcattcggacccACAACCAaatcgcgtcggccccgaggccatggcatAAAGCTGTTTACGCTAACAGCATCCGCAACATCTTAACATAGCGAGGTAGGTAGGTATATGTTGTGTTCATCACTGCAGCATCATAGACATTGGATGATCAAGTAAGTTCTTGCGAGTGTGTGCGTGAGTACATGAAGGAACTTCCTGATTGGTCTTGAGAGTGCCAAGTCGTCGTAGACGTCGCATCGTCATTTCAGATGCAGATGAGGATGGACTGACTTCCACGTTTTCCCCAAACGTCCTGAATACACAAGCATATAGCTTCATCCGATGGATGAAACTCGATAATATTTTCGGACACTTCCTTCTTTGTTTGCGAAGGTATGAGAGGTAAGTGAGAAGATTGATTTGATGTGATGAGACACTTCTTTTTTTATGGTCCTCAAATTCCTACTCCTCCATCCGGCGGTCACTTTTTTGGAGGACCAGTTTGATTGCTTGCCGGAGTGGAACTCACATGACATCTTAAAATTGTTCACTAGGTTTCTTTAGACAAAAAAAACAAGTCATAGATCGATGGAGAATATTATAACGGTGGCGATATGTGCAAGTAATGTCTTAAGACATTAAGATTACCGATATGTGCAATTAATAatcttaattaaaatttaattaatttttaatatatcttatcaaatcatataatttaataattaatatatatttattaaattttaataaataaatcttaatCTTATCTACCGTCGATATGAAACTAATCATAATTGAATTGTAATTAatagaattttttttcctttgggtGGTTGCAATATCATTAACGTAGTAAAGCAGTACAAGAaaacaaagtttttttttctctttctatttttcataaaattattataataataatgatatttaaGATGGACGATTAGATTTCAAGAAGGTTCTCTCATTATTATATAggtaagaataaaaaatttagaaATAATTTCTTGATAGAAtctcaaaataatatatcaagattACGACTCTCTTTTTATTGGTTAATAATCTTAATTAGAATTAAACTAAGTATTAATACGTCTTATCGAAAGACAGAGAAGAAGAAAGTGTTTAAGATGCAGCGGCTctgccttttccttctccttcacGCTAGATTTTGCAGCTAAGGAAAGAACGGGGTAACACCTAAAGCTGGCAAAGCACGTTGGATTAAGGTTCCCATCAGCTGACATATGGGAAAGACGAGAGCGCTATATGCACTTGTCTCCATGTGGCAGATGCAGTGATCAATCATTCCAGTATGTGAAGTCATGCTCTGTCCAAGTTGTCCGGCTGATTAAGGGACACTCCAAACGCAGACTTGGACAAGCATAATAGATGGACATGGTGTGGCTTGCAGGCAACTCCATTGTCTGGCAAACTCTTGAATGGTTTTTACCCTTGTTGATGTTGCAGATGGAGCGAGGAAAATACCAGTCCTACATGCCCAAACCGTGACACCTCTCTTTGGTTAAATCATGCTTTATATCTAATGACGTAGTGGATGATATATAGATTAAGATGATTGCTCGGAGAGTAGGAGATGTAAACCTGCGGAAGATGGCCACAAGAAGTGAGATGAGATCAGAAGGTACTGCAACTATTGGGTGGAGTTGAGAAAGTCAGCAGTGTTCTTATCCATGTACCATTTTACCAGGTTCATTACTTCGGAAGAACAAGTTCCTCCAAGGTTGGTGCCAAAGGCCACCAAACTTCACTTGCCTCTGAGATATGTGTAACCTGGTCTTCAGAATCCGTCCGTCTTTTTTGATATTAAGCCTTTGCCTCAATCGCATGAGTACTGGTAAGAATCACTAGCACAGATTAGTATCTGATCTCACAGATTGAAACAAAAAGGAAGGAAATTGCCTGTTGCAGTTTGTAGAAGAAAGGAGCAAGTGCAGTCATACAGCAGCGACAACGACAGTCGTAGTGATGATCGAAGAAGAAAGGGTGTGCATTAATCACTCAACAAAATGCTGTCAAGATCAGGTGTTATCGAGATGATTAGTTAGCAGGAATAAACCCTATCATACAGCATGTACGGAGAACTTCGTCGGACAAATAGCTATCGAATGGTTGAACCATCACCTCTTCTTTTATTGCTTGATGCAACCTAAACCTACTCTCTCATCGGTTTTCTTGCTTACGTGCACTCCCCTGAAACCCAGCCCCGAGGCCAAGGCTGCCTTCTGCCACAAGGGACCGGGatccgatgcatcatcctctctctctctctctctctctctctctctttctatctctCTACCTCTGGTCCTAACCAAATTGGTATCATGCAGATGTAGAATATGCACACCCTCGAAAACTTTCCTGGGAGCTGGGAGTCTCCCTACATTTAGAAAGAAGAAATATAGAACACTGCTGGGAGATAAAACCATGTCCGCTTGCGTTGACCGAGTGGTCGGGTAGTCAGACTACGTCCCCTATAAGAGCAGCACATGACTTACCAGAACCTGACCATCTCTCTTGCTCAGGTTTGTCTTCCATCTTCTCGGTCCCTTGATTGGGTCTTGCAGGGGAGACATGGGGAGGCCGCCTTGCTGCGATGAGATGGTCGTGAAGAAGGGGCCGTGGACGCCGGAGGAGGACAAGAAGCTGGTGGAGTACATCCAGCGGCATGGCCATGGGAGCTGGCGAAACTTGCCGAAGAATGCCGGGCTGAACCGGTGCGGCAAAAGCTGCCGACTCCGCTGGACCAACTACCTCCGTCCTGATGTCAAGAGGGGGAAGTTCTCCGAGGACGAGGAGCAGATCATCATTCACCTCCACTCCATCCTCGGAAACAAGTACGTGTTGATCAGCTTTCCTCGTCAACCCCAGTTGAGCTATCAACTTGTTTGTATCTGTTTTTATAGCAATGTATTCATGCAGGTGGTCTACCATTTCCAGGCGTCTACCAGGAAGGACAGACaatgagatcaagaactactggaacacccatCTCAAGAAGAAGCTCCTCCTTATGGGCGTCGACCCAGTCACCCATGCGCCCAGAACTGATCTCGACCTGCTCGCCCTCCTCCCTGTTCTTCTTGCTGCCGCCACCGGCCTTGGAAACTTGGGCAGCTCTTCGAGCGATGCTCCTGGGCTTCAAGCAGATCCTGTGCACTTGGTCAGGCTCCGAGTGCTCCAGACTCTGATCCAAGCCACGACTGCTGGTCCCAGTATCGATGGCATGAATCCCTTGGGCGCAGCCTCCCTCGGCTGCGCCCAATCGAACCAGCAGCTTGTGGGACTTGCTCCTGACCTCTCGGCCGTGGCCAATCCCGGTGGTTCATCCTTCCAAACAGGGACGAAGACGGAGAGTTGCAGTGGAATTGCCGTACCAGTCGTGTTCAGCTCCTGTGCCGTTCCCACAGCTCGTTCCATCCACCCACCAATTTCGATTCCCCAAGAATCGGCCCCGATGGACTCGCCTGCTTCGATCCCGTTCGAGGATTGGCACGGACTCAATCCAGGTGAATCTAACGCTGACGACATGATCTGCTGGAAAGATATTATAGAGTAAGCAATTTACTTCCCATATTACTCGATTGCGAAGAACACTCAGCCAATGAACGCCACTGAAAAATCTGCTTCTTTATGAACTTTACGATGCAGCCAAATATGTTGGACAGGACAATCATAGATCAAGAGTGACGATCACAGGCGTCAATTTTCTGCGCTGCGCTTCAGTCATCTGTCGATCTGCTGATTGTTCTTTACGAATAGAATCTATCTATTTCGACGCACAAcaacacacacagagagagaatgTACGAGAGGTTGGTCACACATTGTTCTCACTGTCTGTAGCATATGATTTGTGTCATAAATCTTCTAGTTTTCTTGGAATTAAAGAGTTGTGCATTCAGCTTTCCCGGAGTGTCTATGTGCCTGTCAGAATTCTTCTGGAGTCATGCATCCGAATGCAAACCATGAACTCTGTACAGTTTGATGATTAGTTTAGTTGGAGTAGGAAGCAGCTACTGAGAAGGACAGTGTTGATTTAGATTTTATGCGTCAAGTCATGAAAGTATTAATTGCTGcatgatataatattatatatatatatatatatatatatatatatcaggcaTATAAAGAAACAAAAAGGTCCATTATTAGTTATCAATTAGGTAAGATGGATTTCTTTAGCAGTAAGCCATCCACCGGTGTAGAAGCCTAACAGATCATGACTCATCATCGCTTTCTCCGATCTATGCACTGTTGTATTGCGTGCAATCAAATGTTACCACTGACCTTTCTTCTTGAAGCATCATTATTATGTATGAAATGTTGACTTTGTGAGATGTTATAATAAGGGGGGATCTTACCAAAGACTTACCCTAAGAGTTGATCATGTTGCGGATCGATAAGGAGTCTGACACATAGCCAAAGACTTATCATAAGATAAGATGGATTGTTACCAAGTAGAATATCATCGAGCACCACAATATCATAGGCTTTATGTAGTCGACATGAAACTCTTATCAGCTTGATACATCGATCAAATGGTCTGCTAGCTTCGCGACCGTAACATTTTGATGTTCTCATACAATTACTATAtattagatatttatttatttatactgacTTTTAATGGTCTGCTTGACGTCGAGGTTCCGTGCTTTGCTCAGAGAGTCAGAGAGTTCCAAAAGCGTACGTAATGGATTAGGTAGATGGTTTACTACGGAAGATTGGTTTCACCGGAGCAGCCGTGAGCAAATCTGCTTTTGCTTGTGACCTGCTATCGGCTCAGGCGGCATTTCTAGAATCAAGATGGCACGAGGCTCACTCGGGAAGTCTTCGACTACTTTAGCTGCTGAGCTGAAGGCAACACCTGATTCATTCACCTTTCAGCTCTCTTCGAGGATAGAGGAGTCAATGCAGATGGTTTCGGTTAAGCGTTTGAACTCCTTTAAGGATTGTTTGGTTCTTCTTTATCGACCCGAAAACAGGCATTGGTAGTGTGAAGTTTAAAGTTATATTTTTGAAGAGACTTAAGAtgtttttatgttgtttgatGATAAAGTAAGTGGATGTCGATGATAATGAAACAACAAGTTTGACTTGGTCAAAAGAGAGGCAAAATAGCTAAGGGGTGTT belongs to Musa acuminata AAA Group cultivar baxijiao chromosome BXJ3-5, Cavendish_Baxijiao_AAA, whole genome shotgun sequence and includes:
- the LOC135638328 gene encoding transcription factor MYB53-like isoform X1 yields the protein MQPKPTLSSVFLLTCTPLKPSPEAKAAFCHKGPGSDASSSLSLSLSLSLSISLPLVLTKLVSCRCRICTPSKTFLGAGSLPTFRKKKYRTLLGDKTMSACVDRVVGFVFHLLGPLIGSCRGDMGRPPCCDEMVVKKGPWTPEEDKKLVEYIQRHGHGSWRNLPKNAGLNRCGKSCRLRWTNYLRPDVKRGKFSEDEEQIIIHLHSILGNKWSTISRRLPGRTDNEIKNYWNTHLKKKLLLMGVDPVTHAPRTDLDLLALLPVLLAAATGLGNLGSSSSDAPGLQADPVHLVRLRVLQTLIQATTAGPSIDGMNPLGAASLGCAQSNQQLVGLAPDLSAVANPGGSSFQTGTKTESCSGIAVPVVFSSCAVPTARSIHPPISIPQESAPMDSPASIPFEDWHGLNPGESNADDMICWKDIIDQICWTGQS
- the LOC135638328 gene encoding transcription factor MYB93-like isoform X2, whose product is MGRPPCCDEMVVKKGPWTPEEDKKLVEYIQRHGHGSWRNLPKNAGLNRCGKSCRLRWTNYLRPDVKRGKFSEDEEQIIIHLHSILGNKWSTISRRLPGRTDNEIKNYWNTHLKKKLLLMGVDPVTHAPRTDLDLLALLPVLLAAATGLGNLGSSSSDAPGLQADPVHLVRLRVLQTLIQATTAGPSIDGMNPLGAASLGCAQSNQQLVGLAPDLSAVANPGGSSFQTGTKTESCSGIAVPVVFSSCAVPTARSIHPPISIPQESAPMDSPASIPFEDWHGLNPGESNADDMICWKDIIDQICWTGQS